GAGACGATGCGGGGAAGCGGCTCGGCCGCCACGGCCAGGGTAAAGACAAAGCCCACGAGGGTCGTGATCAGCCACATCCGATGCATCGCAGGACTCCATCCCATGACAGAGCCGTTCGGTTGGGAGAAATGCTGTTCCCATCAGGGAAAGCGATGGCCCGGCGATCTCGATTTTTCAAGCTTCTTAAGGATGACACCGCCATCACTGGCGGTGTTCGGATGGGATAGACGCCACCATCACTGGCGGCGCCCAGACAGGGGAACACCGGCATAACTGCCGGTGTTCCGAGAATAGACGCCAGTCTCCCGACCTGCCCATCTGCCGACCTGCCGACTGCCCATCTGCCGAATGCTTGAAAAATCGTGCTTCCCGGGCGTTGGGAAAGGCCGTTCCGACGCCATTCCCACGAATCGAAGGGCTACGTCAAGACGGATGAGTCCGACAGGTCTTCCCGTCATGCGTTCCCGAGACCTGGGGCCTGGCGCCCAGGAACCCTACTTTTTCTCATACGCCAGCGTCAGGACGACCCGGTTTTCGGGCACGAAGTGCGCCTGCGCAAACCGGTCGATATCTTCGGGCGTGAGCCGCTGGACCGAGTCGAGGAGCTTCTCGAACACGGCCGGGTCCCGGTCGAAGCGATAGTACCAGGCAAACGTCTGAGCGATGACGGCCGGACTCGACAGGGAAGCCAGGAAATCGTATCGGTACTTGCTTTTGATCGTCTCGAGCTGGGACCGGGCGTCCTTCTGCTGGGAGAAGTGCTTCAGTTCGTCGATGCCGGCGATGATGTCCTGGATGACCTCATCGAAGTAGGCCGGGCCCCGCTGGGCGAACTTGTCTTTATAGAGCTGAGCGCTCACGATGAGGACCCGGGGGTCGAAACTCTCGAAGCCCTGGGTACCCTCCTCGAACTGGAGGCTACTGACGGTCTGCTTCTCGTAACGGAGTTTCTTGTACAGGGGGGCCGCTTCGGACACAAGGAGCTCCTGGAGGAGTTCGGCGACGGCGCTCTCGGTCGTCCCGGGCCGGAAGGCCGGCATCCGGTAAGCGACCCACACGAGGGGCGCCACGTCGGCGTCCCACGGGATGTGCTCCCGCTGTTCCTTTCGGGGCGGCTCGCCCGTCGGCTTCACCTCGGGGACGGGCTTCGGCGTCCAGTCCCGGTAGTAGCGTTCGACGAGGGGAAAGACGTCCCGGGCCCGTACGTCGCCGGCGATGATGAGCACGCAATTGTTGGGTCGGTAGTAAGTGTCATAGAACTTCCGGGCGGCCTCATAGTGATTCGGCATGGCCAAGACGTCCTCGTAGTAGCCGATGGTCGTGTGGCCATACGGGTGGTGGGGAAACATCAGGGCCACCAGGCGTTCCTCCAGCTTCAGGGACGGAAAGGAGGCCAGGCGGCGGTACTCCCCGAGGACGGCGCCCGTCTCGGTCTTGAAGATTTCCTCCGTGAAGTCCAGGGCCTTGAAACGGGAGGATTCGAGTTCGATCAGGCCCGGGAGCGACTCGACAGCCGTCTTGCGGCCCGTCAGATTCGACGTGAAGGTCAGGGGATGGTAGTACGTCACGTCGAACCACGTCCAGGCGTTGTTGTGGGCCCCGAGCTTCTCGACGAGGTCCTGGTACCCGCCGTCCCGACCCTGAAAGCGGTGGCGGAACAGGATGTGCTCGAAGAGGTGAGCCAACCCCGTCTTGCCGGGCTCCGTCTCGTTGCGGGAGCCGGCCAGGACGAGGGTGTTATAACTCAGGACGTTCTTGAATTCGGGCGTCTCGATGACGATGACGTCCAGTCCGTTCGGGAGGGTCCGTTTATGGATAGGGTAGGGGACCGCCTTCGACTTCGGCCGGGCCTGGGCCGCCGCCAGCGTCAGGAGCACCGCCAGGCCCAGGGCCGCCAGGATGAACGTCCCGCGGGGGGTCCCGGCGGATAAGTCCGATAGAAAGAGCCTCATGGTCCGTATCTCCGACAAAGAGTCTCGACCTTCGGGACGGCCCAAGACGATGGCCTGCCTATCATAATGGAACCCTCAGCTCGTGTAAATCGTAGGCACGGGTCCGGGCCCCTGACCTGCATACCCGGCGGTTGAGCGCCGAACCCCCGGACTGGACTCGCTCCCTGACGTACGGGGCCTCATCCTGCATCTTGCACCCCGTATTTCCCGTGACCCCGCTCTGGCGAGCGGGGCTTGGAGGCTCGTCCTGCATCTTGCATCCTGTATCTTGCATCTTGTATCCTGCATCCCGCATCGTCCTGCGTCTCGGAAGGCGCCGGGGAGGTGGCCTATGTGGGGGACGGTGGCCGTTCGTCGAGTCATCCTTCTGGTCGGGTGGACGATACTGGTCTATTCGGTGGCGGACGTGTATGGTCAGGCCCGGACGGGGAGCCTCTACGGACGGGTCACGGACCCCGAGGGTCAGGCCCTGCCCGGCGTGACGGTGACGCTGACGTCGGCCGTCGTCGGCCGTCTCGTGACCGTGACGGACGCCACCGGGGACTACTTGTTTCCGGGCTTGCCGCCGGCCCAGGACTATACCGTCCGCTTCGACCTGGCCGGCTTTCGGCCCGTCGTACGGACCGATATCGAGGTCCGGGTCGGCCTGAACGTCCGGGTCGACGTCCAGATGGCCCCCGGGGCCGAGGCCGCCGTCGTCGTCCGGGGTCAGGTCCCGATGGTCGACGTCAAGAAGGCCGAGGTGGCGACCCACTTCCCTGATGAGGTCCTGCAACATGCCCCGGTCGCCCGGGACCCGTGGTTCGTCTTGTCGATGGCGCCGGGCGTACTCATCGAGGTTGAGCGTCTGGATGGGGGTTCGGAGGCCGCCCGGCAGTCCGAATTCGTCGCCCGGGGCGCTGAATGGCACGACAACCAGTGGTACCTGGACGGGCTTCCCATCACGGACGTGGCCGTCCCGGGGACGAGCCCGACATACTTTGACTTCGACGCCGTCGAGGAGCTTCAGGTATCGACGGGGGCCGCCGACGTCGAGGCCTTCACGGGCGGCGTGACGGTCAACCTCGTGACCCGTCGGGGGCAGAACCGGATGTCCGGTGGAGGTCGCTTCCTGTGGGCCAACGACCGGTTTCAGGCCGACAACGTGTCGAAGGCTCTCCGCTCGGAGCTGGCCCCGGAGGTCGAAAGCGACCGGATTCGGGACATCAGGGATTACGGCCTCCAGTGGGGCGGCCCCCTCCGGCGGGACCGTCTGTGGCTCTGGGTCGGCTACGGCGGCCTGGACTATGACCTGATGACCCCGACGGCCGGGGACGCCGAAACGACGGGCGAAGACGAGGCCGAGACGATCGTCGCCCAGTTTCAGCACGACGTCCGTCACCTGGACCACGGGACGGCCAAGTTGAACGCTCGACTGGGGACCCACATGTTGGAAGTCCTGGGCCTGGGGTCTTGGAATCACCGGCAGGGTATGGAGGCCGACTTCGAACGGCCGCCTGAGACGACGTACCGTCAGAAGGAGCAGATGCCCCTGGTGAAGGTCCAAGACGACTGGCTCGTGAACGAGCGTCTGTTCCTGTCGGGCAAGGTCGGATGGAACCAGACGCTGGACCGCCGGGTCCCCCAGGGCGGGACGGACCGACCGGGCGTATACGACTACGAGACGGGCATCTGGCACGACAGCTATGCCTGGAGCGACGTTCGATCCCGGAGCCTCAGCGGAAGCCTCCAGGGCCTCTTGCAGCGGCCCCGATGGCTGGGTCTTCACCACGAGGTCAAGTTCGGCCTGGAATTTCGGGACACGCGGGTCCGCCGGGCCGAGGGCTTTGCGAACGGCCTGGGGATCGCCTATCTGGACCGGGGCGACCCGGCGGCCGGCGGCGAGGTCTGGCTCGTCCGGGAGGGGCGTACCCGTTCGTTCGTGCGCCGTTGGGGCCTGTACGCGCAGGACACCGTCACGTGGGGGCGCCTGACGGGCGTCTTAGGCCTTCGCTGGGACGTTCAGTGGGAGGGCATCTTGGCCTCGACGACACCGGCCCATCCCCTGCGGCCGGACTGGCTCCCGGGCGGCTCGACACCCGACCGACGCTTGCCCTTCACGTGGTCGACGATGTCGCCCCGAATGGCCCTGAGCTACGACCTGCGCGGCCGTGGGACCCTAATCCTGAAGGCCTCGGCGGCCCTCTATCCGTCGGCCCTGGGTGTGGAGGAGTCCCTCGGCCTGTCGCCGACGGGC
This genomic stretch from bacterium HR11 harbors:
- a CDS encoding putative zinc protease encodes the protein MRLFLSDLSAGTPRGTFILAALGLAVLLTLAAAQARPKSKAVPYPIHKRTLPNGLDVIVIETPEFKNVLSYNTLVLAGSRNETEPGKTGLAHLFEHILFRHRFQGRDGGYQDLVEKLGAHNNAWTWFDVTYYHPLTFTSNLTGRKTAVESLPGLIELESSRFKALDFTEEIFKTETGAVLGEYRRLASFPSLKLEERLVALMFPHHPYGHTTIGYYEDVLAMPNHYEAARKFYDTYYRPNNCVLIIAGDVRARDVFPLVERYYRDWTPKPVPEVKPTGEPPRKEQREHIPWDADVAPLVWVAYRMPAFRPGTTESAVAELLQELLVSEAAPLYKKLRYEKQTVSSLQFEEGTQGFESFDPRVLIVSAQLYKDKFAQRGPAYFDEVIQDIIAGIDELKHFSQQKDARSQLETIKSKYRYDFLASLSSPAVIAQTFAWYYRFDRDPAVFEKLLDSVQRLTPEDIDRFAQAHFVPENRVVLTLAYEKK